Proteins encoded by one window of Glycine soja cultivar W05 chromosome 15, ASM419377v2, whole genome shotgun sequence:
- the LOC114387924 gene encoding probable disease resistance protein At1g61180 isoform X3, with amino-acid sequence MDVIANVPGVSEIANYVITFIKGQIGYISSYQENLQKLITEVQTLKDTQDGVQHRVVEAERNGDKIENIVQNWLKNANEIVAAANKVIDVEGDRWCLGQYCPYLWTRCQLSKSFEKMTKEISDVKEKGKFDSISYRDAPDVTITPFSRGYEALESRTSMLNEIKEILKDPKMYMIGVHGMGGVGKTTLVNELAWQVKKDGLFVAVAIANITNSPNVKRIQGQIADALLDRKLEKETEGGRATELRQRIKKQEKVLIILDDIWSELDLTEVGIPFGDEHNGCKLVITSREREVLIKMDTQKDFNLTALLEEDSWNLFQKIAGNVVNEVSIKPIAEEVAKCCAGLPLLITAVSKGLKKKEVHAWRVALKQLKEFKHKELENNVYPALKLSYDFLDTEELKSLFLFIGSFGLNEIRTEDLFRCCWGLGFYGGVDKLMEARDTHYTLINELRASSLLLEGELDWVRMHDVVRDVAKSIASKSPPTDPTYPTYADQFRKCHYITSESLTEVRDDNVFSGMGEAMTLSVYKMSFTPFLPPSLNILISLRSLNLNSCILGDIRIVAELSNLEILSLAGSSIAKLPEEIKHLTRLRLLNLTHCDSLRVIPTNLLSGLMCLEELYMSGCYNIEWEVEGRKSDSNNANVRELQNLHNLTTLEISFKDTSVLPMDFQFPANLKRYDILIGSWQLFYLWYVGGLERTLKLTGNWWTSRSLFNTVEELSFAELKGVKDLYDLDVEGFPRLKHLYIQDNYELLHLINPRRLVNPHSAFLNLETLVLDDLCKMEEICHGPMQTQSFAKLKVIKVTSCDGLKNLFLYSLTGNLPQLRQMQISNCRGMTEIIAMERQEDRKELQQIVLPELHSVTLQGLPELQSFYCSVTVDQVNPSGQNNTLTLFNQQVVTPKLETLELYDMNLCKIWDDKLPVVSCFQNLTSLIVYDCNRLISLFPSGVSEALVKLERVNIYQCKRMKAIFAQKEVQFPNSQTVEISIKNDRESIRTNQVPPNSFHHKLEIDIDRCKSMDFVVLPELRAVILRDLPELQSFYCSVTVDQGNPSSQSISLALFNQQVVTPKLETLELYGMKVCKIWDDKLSVHSCFQNLTHLRITRCNHLTSLFSCGVTRALVKLQHVMISSCERLKMLFAQEEVEFPNSEIVEISIMNDWESIRPNQVPPNSFHHKLVIYIDRCESMDFVFPISAAKELRQHQFLEIRSCGIKNIFEKSDMTHVYLEKIIVKECTGMKTIIPSCVLFQFLAELIVFSCHTLLNIIRPSTTTSLPKLRILRIRGCNELEEICGSSNEGDGAVLDEIAFMKLEELTLNNLPRLTSFCQGSYDFRFPSLQIVRLENCPMMETFCQGNITTPSLTKVEYGGYDYRDEDHWYGDLNTTVRTVFTKKVLGLI; translated from the exons ATGGATGTGATAGCTAATGTCCCGGGTGTTTCTGAAATTGCTAATTATGTGATTACATTTATTAAGGGTCAAATTGGGTACATATCCTCCTACCAGGAAAACCTTCAAAAGCTTATAACCGAGGTTCAAACTCTGAAGGATACTCAAGATGGTGTGCAACACCGGGTTGTTGAGGCTGAAAGGAACGGAGACAAGATTGAAAATATTGTACAGAACTGGCTCAAGAATGCAAATGAGATTGTTGCTGCGGCAAATAAAGTTATTGATGTTGAAGGAGATAGATGGTGTCTGGGACAATATTGTCCCTATCTGTGGACAAGATGTCAGCTGAGCAAGAGTTttgaaaaaatgacaaaagagatttcagatgtcaaagagaaaggaaaatttgattcaatttctTACCGTGATGCCCCTGATGTCACAATTACACCATTTTCTAGAGGTTATGAAGCACTGGAGTCCAGAACATCAATGCTGAATGAGATTAAGGAAATTCTTAAGGATCCTAAAATGTACATGATTGGTGTGCATGGCATGGGTGGCGTGGGTAAAACCACTCTTGTGAATGAGTTAGCTTGGCAAGTAAAAAAAGATGGATTATTTGTTGCTGTAGCCATAGCCAATATAACCAATTCTCCAAATGTGAAAAGAATTCAAGGCCAAATTGCTGATGCTTTGTTGGATCGGAAACTTGAAAAAGAGACAGAAGGTGGAAGAGCAACAGAACTGCGTCAAAGGATAAAAAAACAGGAGAAAGTTCTTATTATTCTAGATGACATTTGGAGTGAACTTGATTTGACAGAAGTGGGAATTCCTTTTGGTGATGAACACAATGGTTGCAAATTGGTGATAACTTCCAGAGAACGTGAAGTGCTGATAAAGATGGACACTCAAAAAGATTTTAATCTTACAGCTTTACTGGAGGAGGATAGTTGGAATTTGTTCCAGAAAATAGCAGGTAATGTTGTTAATGAAGTTAGTATAAAACCAATTGCAGAAGAAGTGGCAAAATGTTGTGCTGGTTTGCCTCTTTTGATCACAGCCGTTTCAaagggtttgaaaaaaaaggaagtcCATGCTTGGAGGGTTGCCCTAAAACAACTAAAGGAATTTAAGCATAAAGAGTTGGAGAATAATGTCTACCCTGCTTTGAAGTTAAGTTATGATTTTTTAGATACAGAGGAATTGAAGTCACTATTCTTATTCATTGGTTCATTTGGACTAAATGAGATCCGCACTGAAGATTTGTTTAGATGTTGTTGGGGGTTGGGCTTTTATGGTGGCGTGGACAAATTGATGGAGGCAAGAGACACACATTACACATTAATAAATGAGCTTAGGGCCTCTTCATTATTGCTTGAAGGTGAACTTGATTGGGTTCGAATGCATGATGTTGTGCGTGACGTGGCTAAATCAATTGCATCTAAGTCTCCTCCGACCGACCCGACCTATCCCACCTATGCAGATCAGTTTCGCAAGTGCCATTATATTACATCTGAGTCTTTGACTGAAGTCCGAGATGATAACGTTTTCTCTGGTATGGGAGAAGCGATGACTTTGAGTGTATATAAAATGTCCTTCACCCCTTTCCTACCCCCTTCTCTCAATATCTTGATAAGCCTTCGCTCATTGAATCTAAATAGCTGTATATTAGGAGACATAAGGATAGTGGCAGAACTCTCAAATTTAGAAATTCTTTCCTTGGCGGGGTCTAGTATTGCAAAGCTCCCAGAAGAAATAAAACATCTGACTCGTCTTCGTTTGCTAAATTTAACACACTGCGATTCACTAAGAGTAATTCCTACAAATCTTCTATCAGGTTTGATGTGCTTAGAAGAATTGTACATGAGTGGTTGCTATAACATTGAATGGGaggttgaaggaagaaaaagtgaTAGCAACAATGCTAACGTACGTGAGTTACAGAATTTGCATAATTTGACAACTTTGGAGATATCATTCAAAGATACTTCGGTTTTGCCAATGGACTTCCAGTTCCCTGCAAATCTCAAAAGATACGACATATTGATTGGGAGTTGgcagttattttatttatggtatGTTGGAGGTCTCGAAAGAACACTCAAGCTCACAGGCAATTGGTGGACGAGCAGATCGTTGTTCAACACAGTTGAGGAGTTGAGCTTTGCTGAATTAAAGGGTGTTAAGGATTTGTATGATTTGGATGTGGAAGGTTTTCCTCGATTAAAGCATCTGTATATCCAAGACAATTATGAATTGTTGCACCTCATTAACCCAAGAAGGTTGGTGAATCCCCATTCTGCATTTCTCAATTTGGAGACTTTGGTTCTTGACGATCTATGTAAGATGGAAGAAATATGTCACGGTCCAATGCAGACACAGTCTTTTGCAAAGCTAAAAGTTATTAAAGTTACATCATGCGATGGGTTGAAGAACCTATTTTTGTATTCCCTCACAGGAAACCTTCCTCAACTTCGTCAGATGCAAATTTCTAATTGTAGAGGTATGACAGAGATCATAGCTATGGAAAGACAAGAGGATCGAAAAGAACTTCAACAGATTGTTCTGCCTGAATTGCATTCTGTCACTTTACAAGGTTTACCAGAGCTTCAGAGTTTCTATTGTTCTGTAACAGTGGATCAGGTTAATCCATCCGGTCAGAACAATACTTTGACACTGTTTAATCAACAG GTGGTGACCCCTAAACTTGAAACATTGGAGTTGTATGACATGAATTTATGCAAGATATGGGATGACAAACTTCCGGTCGTTTCATGCTTTCAAAACTTGACGAGTTTGATAGTTTACGACTGTAATCGTTTGATAAGTTTGTTTCCATCTGGGGTGTCAGAAGCACTGGTCAAACTAGAACGTGTTAATATTTATCAGTGCAAAAGGATGAAAGCGATATTTGCACAAAAAGAG GTTCAATTTCCAAACTCGCAGACAGTGGAAATCAGCATCAAGAATGATCGAGAATCAATACGGACTAATCAAGTGCCTCCAAATTCCTTTCATCACAAGCTGGAGATTGACATTGATCGCTGTAAAAGCATGGATTTTGTCGTTCTCCCTGAATTGCGTGCTGTCATTTTACGAGATTTACCTGAGCTTCAGAGTTTCTATTGTTCTGTAACAGTCGATCAGGGTAATCCATCCAGTCAGAGCATTTCTTTGGCACTGTTTAATCAACAG GTGGTGACCCCTAAACTTGAAACATTGGAGTTGTATGGCATGAAAGTATGCAAGATATGGGATGATAAACTTTCCGTCCATTCATGCTTTCAAAACTTGACGCATCTGAGAATTACCCGTTGTAATCATTTGACAAGTTTATTCTCATGTGGAGTGACAAGAGCACTGGTCAAACTACAGCATGTTATGATTTCCTCGTGTGAAAGGCTGAAAATGTTATTTGCCCAAGAAGAG GTTGAATTTCCAAACTCGGAGATAGTAGAAATCAGCATCATGAATGATTGGGAATCAATACGGCCTAATCAAGTGCCTCCAAATTCCTTTCATCACAAGCTGGTGATTTACATTGATCGCTGTGAAAGCATGGATTTCGTCTTTCCCATATCTGCGGCTAAAGAGCTTCGGCAGCACCAATTTCTTGAAATAAGATCGTGTGGCATAAAGAATATTTTTGAGAAAAGTGATATGACGCATGTTTaccttgaaaaaataattgtaaaggAGTGTACAGGCATGAAGACCATAATTCCATCCTGTGTGCTATTTCAGTTTTTAGCTGAATTGATTGTGTTCAGTTGTCATACACTGCTAAATATTATAAGGCCATCAACAACCACAAGTTTACCAAAACTCCGCATTTTAAGGATAAGGGGATGTAATGAGCTAGAGGAAATTTGCGGAAGCAGTAATGAGGGTGATGGAGCAGTACTGGATGAGATTGCTTTTATGAAATTGGAGGAATTGACATTGAACAACTTACCGAGGCTCACAAGCTTTTGCCAGGGAAGTTACGACTTCAGGTTTCCATCACTACAAATAGTACGTTTGGAAAATTGTCCAATGATGGAGACTTTTTGTCAGGGAAATATAACCACACCAAGCCTCACAAAGGTGGAATATGGAGGTTACGACTACAGGGATGAAGATCATTGGTATGGCGACCTTAATACTACTGTTAGAACAGTTTTCACTAAAAAG GTACTGggtttgatttga
- the LOC114387924 gene encoding disease resistance protein At4g27190-like isoform X1, protein MDVIANVPGVSEIANYVITFIKGQIGYISSYQENLQKLITEVQTLKDTQDGVQHRVVEAERNGDKIENIVQNWLKNANEIVAAANKVIDVEGDRWCLGQYCPYLWTRCQLSKSFEKMTKEISDVKEKGKFDSISYRDAPDVTITPFSRGYEALESRTSMLNEIKEILKDPKMYMIGVHGMGGVGKTTLVNELAWQVKKDGLFVAVAIANITNSPNVKRIQGQIADALLDRKLEKETEGGRATELRQRIKKQEKVLIILDDIWSELDLTEVGIPFGDEHNGCKLVITSREREVLIKMDTQKDFNLTALLEEDSWNLFQKIAGNVVNEVSIKPIAEEVAKCCAGLPLLITAVSKGLKKKEVHAWRVALKQLKEFKHKELENNVYPALKLSYDFLDTEELKSLFLFIGSFGLNEIRTEDLFRCCWGLGFYGGVDKLMEARDTHYTLINELRASSLLLEGELDWVRMHDVVRDVAKSIASKSPPTDPTYPTYADQFRKCHYITSESLTEVRDDNVFSGMGEAMTLSVYKMSFTPFLPPSLNILISLRSLNLNSCILGDIRIVAELSNLEILSLAGSSIAKLPEEIKHLTRLRLLNLTHCDSLRVIPTNLLSGLMCLEELYMSGCYNIEWEVEGRKSDSNNANVRELQNLHNLTTLEISFKDTSVLPMDFQFPANLKRYDILIGSWQLFYLWYVGGLERTLKLTGNWWTSRSLFNTVEELSFAELKGVKDLYDLDVEGFPRLKHLYIQDNYELLHLINPRRLVNPHSAFLNLETLVLDDLCKMEEICHGPMQTQSFAKLKVIKVTSCDGLKNLFLYSLTGNLPQLRQMQISNCRGMTEIIAMERQEDRKELQQIVLPELHSVTLQGLPELQSFYCSVTVDQVNPSGQNNTLTLFNQQVVTPKLETLELYDMNLCKIWDDKLPVVSCFQNLTSLIVYDCNRLISLFPSGVSEALVKLERVNIYQCKRMKAIFAQKEVQFPNSQTVEISIKNDRESIRTNQVPPNSFHHKLEIDIDRCKSMDFVVLPELRAVILRDLPELQSFYCSVTVDQGNPSSQSISLALFNQQVVTPKLETLELYGMKVCKIWDDKLSVHSCFQNLTHLRITRCNHLTSLFSCGVTRALVKLQHVMISSCERLKMLFAQEEVEFPNSEIVEISIMNDWESIRPNQVPPNSFHHKLVIYIDRCESMDFVFPISAAKELRQHQFLEIRSCGIKNIFEKSDMTHVYLEKIIVKECTGMKTIIPSCVLFQFLAELIVFSCHTLLNIIRPSTTTSLPKLRILRIRGCNELEEICGSSNEGDGAVLDEIAFMKLEELTLNNLPRLTSFCQGSYDFRFPSLQIVRLENCPMMETFCQGNITTPSLTKVEYGGYDYRDEDHWYGDLNTTVRTVFTKKYRDMEKLVIGDNRNLQSIWPNQVIPYSFPNLTQIDICSCKGQYVFPIHVAKVLRKLQVLKISSCTIENIVEESDSTCDMTVVYLEVRYCQYMMTIVPSSVQFHSLDELHVSRCHGLVNIIMPSTIANLPNLRILMISECDELEEVYGSNNESDEPLGEIAFMKLEELTLKYLPWLKSFCQGSYNFKFPSLQKVHLKDCPMMETFCHGNLTTTSHIEVRCLYVSSNEESEDHWDGDLNTTIRTIFTKKYAENRTRSNSSLV, encoded by the exons ATGGATGTGATAGCTAATGTCCCGGGTGTTTCTGAAATTGCTAATTATGTGATTACATTTATTAAGGGTCAAATTGGGTACATATCCTCCTACCAGGAAAACCTTCAAAAGCTTATAACCGAGGTTCAAACTCTGAAGGATACTCAAGATGGTGTGCAACACCGGGTTGTTGAGGCTGAAAGGAACGGAGACAAGATTGAAAATATTGTACAGAACTGGCTCAAGAATGCAAATGAGATTGTTGCTGCGGCAAATAAAGTTATTGATGTTGAAGGAGATAGATGGTGTCTGGGACAATATTGTCCCTATCTGTGGACAAGATGTCAGCTGAGCAAGAGTTttgaaaaaatgacaaaagagatttcagatgtcaaagagaaaggaaaatttgattcaatttctTACCGTGATGCCCCTGATGTCACAATTACACCATTTTCTAGAGGTTATGAAGCACTGGAGTCCAGAACATCAATGCTGAATGAGATTAAGGAAATTCTTAAGGATCCTAAAATGTACATGATTGGTGTGCATGGCATGGGTGGCGTGGGTAAAACCACTCTTGTGAATGAGTTAGCTTGGCAAGTAAAAAAAGATGGATTATTTGTTGCTGTAGCCATAGCCAATATAACCAATTCTCCAAATGTGAAAAGAATTCAAGGCCAAATTGCTGATGCTTTGTTGGATCGGAAACTTGAAAAAGAGACAGAAGGTGGAAGAGCAACAGAACTGCGTCAAAGGATAAAAAAACAGGAGAAAGTTCTTATTATTCTAGATGACATTTGGAGTGAACTTGATTTGACAGAAGTGGGAATTCCTTTTGGTGATGAACACAATGGTTGCAAATTGGTGATAACTTCCAGAGAACGTGAAGTGCTGATAAAGATGGACACTCAAAAAGATTTTAATCTTACAGCTTTACTGGAGGAGGATAGTTGGAATTTGTTCCAGAAAATAGCAGGTAATGTTGTTAATGAAGTTAGTATAAAACCAATTGCAGAAGAAGTGGCAAAATGTTGTGCTGGTTTGCCTCTTTTGATCACAGCCGTTTCAaagggtttgaaaaaaaaggaagtcCATGCTTGGAGGGTTGCCCTAAAACAACTAAAGGAATTTAAGCATAAAGAGTTGGAGAATAATGTCTACCCTGCTTTGAAGTTAAGTTATGATTTTTTAGATACAGAGGAATTGAAGTCACTATTCTTATTCATTGGTTCATTTGGACTAAATGAGATCCGCACTGAAGATTTGTTTAGATGTTGTTGGGGGTTGGGCTTTTATGGTGGCGTGGACAAATTGATGGAGGCAAGAGACACACATTACACATTAATAAATGAGCTTAGGGCCTCTTCATTATTGCTTGAAGGTGAACTTGATTGGGTTCGAATGCATGATGTTGTGCGTGACGTGGCTAAATCAATTGCATCTAAGTCTCCTCCGACCGACCCGACCTATCCCACCTATGCAGATCAGTTTCGCAAGTGCCATTATATTACATCTGAGTCTTTGACTGAAGTCCGAGATGATAACGTTTTCTCTGGTATGGGAGAAGCGATGACTTTGAGTGTATATAAAATGTCCTTCACCCCTTTCCTACCCCCTTCTCTCAATATCTTGATAAGCCTTCGCTCATTGAATCTAAATAGCTGTATATTAGGAGACATAAGGATAGTGGCAGAACTCTCAAATTTAGAAATTCTTTCCTTGGCGGGGTCTAGTATTGCAAAGCTCCCAGAAGAAATAAAACATCTGACTCGTCTTCGTTTGCTAAATTTAACACACTGCGATTCACTAAGAGTAATTCCTACAAATCTTCTATCAGGTTTGATGTGCTTAGAAGAATTGTACATGAGTGGTTGCTATAACATTGAATGGGaggttgaaggaagaaaaagtgaTAGCAACAATGCTAACGTACGTGAGTTACAGAATTTGCATAATTTGACAACTTTGGAGATATCATTCAAAGATACTTCGGTTTTGCCAATGGACTTCCAGTTCCCTGCAAATCTCAAAAGATACGACATATTGATTGGGAGTTGgcagttattttatttatggtatGTTGGAGGTCTCGAAAGAACACTCAAGCTCACAGGCAATTGGTGGACGAGCAGATCGTTGTTCAACACAGTTGAGGAGTTGAGCTTTGCTGAATTAAAGGGTGTTAAGGATTTGTATGATTTGGATGTGGAAGGTTTTCCTCGATTAAAGCATCTGTATATCCAAGACAATTATGAATTGTTGCACCTCATTAACCCAAGAAGGTTGGTGAATCCCCATTCTGCATTTCTCAATTTGGAGACTTTGGTTCTTGACGATCTATGTAAGATGGAAGAAATATGTCACGGTCCAATGCAGACACAGTCTTTTGCAAAGCTAAAAGTTATTAAAGTTACATCATGCGATGGGTTGAAGAACCTATTTTTGTATTCCCTCACAGGAAACCTTCCTCAACTTCGTCAGATGCAAATTTCTAATTGTAGAGGTATGACAGAGATCATAGCTATGGAAAGACAAGAGGATCGAAAAGAACTTCAACAGATTGTTCTGCCTGAATTGCATTCTGTCACTTTACAAGGTTTACCAGAGCTTCAGAGTTTCTATTGTTCTGTAACAGTGGATCAGGTTAATCCATCCGGTCAGAACAATACTTTGACACTGTTTAATCAACAG GTGGTGACCCCTAAACTTGAAACATTGGAGTTGTATGACATGAATTTATGCAAGATATGGGATGACAAACTTCCGGTCGTTTCATGCTTTCAAAACTTGACGAGTTTGATAGTTTACGACTGTAATCGTTTGATAAGTTTGTTTCCATCTGGGGTGTCAGAAGCACTGGTCAAACTAGAACGTGTTAATATTTATCAGTGCAAAAGGATGAAAGCGATATTTGCACAAAAAGAG GTTCAATTTCCAAACTCGCAGACAGTGGAAATCAGCATCAAGAATGATCGAGAATCAATACGGACTAATCAAGTGCCTCCAAATTCCTTTCATCACAAGCTGGAGATTGACATTGATCGCTGTAAAAGCATGGATTTTGTCGTTCTCCCTGAATTGCGTGCTGTCATTTTACGAGATTTACCTGAGCTTCAGAGTTTCTATTGTTCTGTAACAGTCGATCAGGGTAATCCATCCAGTCAGAGCATTTCTTTGGCACTGTTTAATCAACAG GTGGTGACCCCTAAACTTGAAACATTGGAGTTGTATGGCATGAAAGTATGCAAGATATGGGATGATAAACTTTCCGTCCATTCATGCTTTCAAAACTTGACGCATCTGAGAATTACCCGTTGTAATCATTTGACAAGTTTATTCTCATGTGGAGTGACAAGAGCACTGGTCAAACTACAGCATGTTATGATTTCCTCGTGTGAAAGGCTGAAAATGTTATTTGCCCAAGAAGAG GTTGAATTTCCAAACTCGGAGATAGTAGAAATCAGCATCATGAATGATTGGGAATCAATACGGCCTAATCAAGTGCCTCCAAATTCCTTTCATCACAAGCTGGTGATTTACATTGATCGCTGTGAAAGCATGGATTTCGTCTTTCCCATATCTGCGGCTAAAGAGCTTCGGCAGCACCAATTTCTTGAAATAAGATCGTGTGGCATAAAGAATATTTTTGAGAAAAGTGATATGACGCATGTTTaccttgaaaaaataattgtaaaggAGTGTACAGGCATGAAGACCATAATTCCATCCTGTGTGCTATTTCAGTTTTTAGCTGAATTGATTGTGTTCAGTTGTCATACACTGCTAAATATTATAAGGCCATCAACAACCACAAGTTTACCAAAACTCCGCATTTTAAGGATAAGGGGATGTAATGAGCTAGAGGAAATTTGCGGAAGCAGTAATGAGGGTGATGGAGCAGTACTGGATGAGATTGCTTTTATGAAATTGGAGGAATTGACATTGAACAACTTACCGAGGCTCACAAGCTTTTGCCAGGGAAGTTACGACTTCAGGTTTCCATCACTACAAATAGTACGTTTGGAAAATTGTCCAATGATGGAGACTTTTTGTCAGGGAAATATAACCACACCAAGCCTCACAAAGGTGGAATATGGAGGTTACGACTACAGGGATGAAGATCATTGGTATGGCGACCTTAATACTACTGTTAGAACAGTTTTCACTAAAAAG TATCGAGACATGGAGAAACTGGTTATCGGAGACAACCGTAATTTGCAGTCCATATGGCCTAATCAAGTGATTCCATATTCCTTTCCTAACCTGACGCAAATTGACATTTGTTCCTGTAAAGGCCAGTATGTCTTTCCCATCCATGTAGCCAAAGTGCTTCGGAAGCTCCAAGTTCTTAAAATAAGCTCGTGTACCATAGAGAATATTGTTGAAGAAAGTGATAGTACTTGTGATATGACGGTTGTTTATCTTGAAGTACGGTATTGTCAATATATGATGACCATAGTCCCATCCTCTGTTCAGTTTCATTCTTTAGATGAATTGCATGTGTCCAGGTGTCATGGACTAGTAAATATTATAATGCCATCAACAATCGCAAACTTACCAAATCTCCGCATTTTAATGATAAGTGAATGTGATGAGCTAGAGGAAGTTTATGGAAGCAATAATGAGAGTGATGAACCACTGGGCGAGATTGCTTTTATGAAATTGGAGGAATTGACATTGAAATACTTACCGTGGCTCAAAAGCTTTTGCCAGGGAAGTTACAACTTCAAGTTTCCATCATTACAAAAGGTACATTTGAAAGACTGTCCCATGATGGAGACTTTCTGTCATGGAAACTTAACCACAACAAGCCACATTGAGGTGCGATGCCTATATGTATCGAGTAATGAAGAATCAGAAGATCATTGGGATGGTGACCTTAATACTACTATTAGAACAATTTTCACTAAAAAG TATGCAGAAAACAGAACAAGATCGAATTCATCATTAGTATGA